A window of the Equus asinus isolate D_3611 breed Donkey chromosome 20, EquAss-T2T_v2, whole genome shotgun sequence genome harbors these coding sequences:
- the LOC106827988 gene encoding olfactory receptor 10D1B — protein sequence MRNASVVTEFILLGIPHTEDLEAMLFVLFLSFYIFTLMGNLLILLAIVSSTRLHTPMYFFLCKLSVCDIFFPSVSSPKMLFYLSGSSRAISYAGCVSQLFFYHFLGCTECFLYTVMAYDRFVAICYPLRYTIIMSHRVCGVLAMGTSLFGCIQATFLTTLTFQLPYCGPNEVDYYFCDIPVMLKLACADTSALEMVGFISVGLMPLSCFLLILTSYSRIVYSILQIGSAEGRHHAFSTCSAHLTAILLFYMPVVLIYLRPTPSPWLDATVQVLNNLVTPMLNPLIYSLRNKEVKSSLRKVLHQLALLPDQL from the coding sequence ATGAGGAATGCCTCAGTAGTGACAGAATTTATCCTGTTGGGCATCCCACACACAGAGGATCTGGAGGCCATGCTCTTTGTCCTGTTTTTGTCCTTCTACATCTTCACTCTTATGGGGAACCTGCTCATTCTACTGGCAATTGTCTCCTCCACTCGgcttcacacccccatgtacttcttcctgtgTAAACTGTCTGTGTGTGACATATTTTTCCCTTCTGTGAGTTCCCCCAAGATGCTCTTCTACCTCTCGGGAAGCAGCCGAGCCATCTCTTATGCAGGCTGCGTGTCCCAGCTCTTCTTCTACCATTTCCTGGGCTGTACCGAGTGTTTCCTGTACacagtgatggcctatgaccgctttGTTGCCATATGTTACCCTCTACGCTACACCATAATCATGAGTCACAGAGTGTGTGGAGTCTTAGCCATGGGAACCTCTTTGTTTGGCTGTATTCAGGCCACCTTTCTAACCACTCTCACCTTCCAATTGCCCTACTGTGGCCCTAATGAGGTGGACTATTACTTCTGTGATATCCCAGTGATGCTGAAGCTGGCTTGTGCAGATACCTCAGCTCTGGAGATGGTGGGGTTCATTAGTGTGGGCCTCATGCCCCTCAGCTGCTTCCTTCTCATCCTCACCTCCTACAGTCGTATCGTCTACTCCATCCTGCAGATCGGCTCTGCAGAAGGCCGGCATCATGCCTTCTCTACCTGCAGTGCCCACCTCACTGCTATCCTGCTTTTCTACATGCCAGTGGTCCTCATCTACCTAAGGCCAACTCCAAGTCCCTGGTTGGATGCAACTGTTCAAGTCCTGAATAACCTGGTGACCCCTATGTTGAACCCCTTGATCTACAGCCTCAGGAATAAAGAGGTAAAATCATCTCTGAGGAAGGTTCTGCATCAACTGGCCTTACTTCCAGACCAGTTGTAG